In Streptomyces sp. NBC_00306, a single genomic region encodes these proteins:
- a CDS encoding TetR/AcrR family transcriptional regulator, with translation MSESAPRRRSRASAGLPPITAEKIIDAAVELTAERGLDGWSIRQIATKLDVWPGVVAHHVGDREAVVMAVTDQVIGRIPVPDPDVPWRDWFSSLTFDGRAVLKQYPGVARRLVVVGPNVPSALPTIDTGIKVLLLAGFGDHATEIYRYLLNSAFMLVAVEDDRDSFFPSARADMGRTMAAFAADPNRPGLAAAGAQAVARSEDAGAQDLAFFRLTVERSLDGAEALLKG, from the coding sequence ATGTCTGAGTCAGCGCCGCGCCGTCGCTCACGCGCCTCGGCGGGCCTGCCGCCGATCACGGCGGAGAAGATCATCGACGCGGCCGTCGAACTGACCGCGGAACGCGGCCTCGACGGCTGGTCGATCCGGCAGATCGCCACCAAGTTGGACGTCTGGCCCGGTGTGGTCGCCCATCACGTGGGTGACCGGGAGGCGGTCGTCATGGCGGTCACGGACCAGGTGATCGGCCGTATACCGGTACCGGATCCGGATGTTCCGTGGCGCGACTGGTTCAGCTCGCTCACCTTCGACGGGCGCGCCGTCCTGAAGCAGTACCCGGGGGTGGCGCGGCGGCTGGTCGTGGTGGGGCCGAACGTGCCGTCCGCGCTGCCGACGATCGACACCGGCATCAAGGTGCTCCTGCTCGCGGGGTTCGGCGACCACGCGACGGAGATCTACCGCTATCTGCTCAACAGCGCGTTCATGCTGGTGGCGGTGGAGGACGACCGCGACAGCTTCTTCCCGAGCGCACGCGCGGACATGGGTCGAACGATGGCCGCGTTCGCGGCGGACCCGAACCGGCCGGGCCTCGCGGCGGCGGGCGCGCAGGCGGTGGCCCGGAGCGAGGACGCGGGGGCGCAGGACCTGGCGTTCTTCCGGCTGACGGTGGAGAGGTCGCTGGACGGGGCGGAGGCGTTGCTGAAGGGGTGA
- a CDS encoding type I polyketide synthase has product MSPLPPSPEDRIAIVGIGCRFPGGVDSPQALWELLMDAGDASGPIPEDRWAPQRAQSRENAAVLSRVISNGAFIDDISGFDAAFFGMSATEARQLDPQQRMALEVAWEALEHAGIPASSLAGSDIGVFVGVGTDDYGRRLLEDLPGVEAWTGIGSSLCGVPNRISYTLDLRGPSVAVDTACSSSLVALHQACASLRSGEVPVALAGGVMLMAGPGLTTVLDIAGAISPDGRSKAFDEAANGYGRGEGCGIVVLKRLADARRDGDRVIALVRGSAVHQDGRTDGIMAPSPTAQAHLLRRAYAAAGVAPGEVDYVEAHGTGTKVGDPIEAAALAEVVGDRAPGRGPCLIGSVKTNIGHCEAAAGVAGLIKTALAMQHGVIPPTLTVDGPRKDIPWAESGLSLVAEATPWPAVNRPRLAGVASYGYGGTIAHAVLEQAPVDTTQEADASADPSSGAAEGTGAASASTDVTLYPVSSANEPGLAAQAARLADGLAPHELADIGHTLARRRAHLAGRGVVVAADKDELTAGLRALAEGETHPAVVTGDASGPSRAPVWVFSGHGAQWSGMGRELLDDEPVFAAAIDRLGPIYAEELGLTPREVLTSGELGSVDIIQSMLFAMQIGLAEVWRRYGVVPGAIIGHSVGEIAAAVVAGVLSESDGARLVCRRSALLRKVAGNGAMIMVDRPFDEVRDIIGTDPTLCAAIAASPTSTVVAGDITAVDEAAEQWAALGRTVRRVDSDVAFHSSHMDEISADLAVAVADIEARTADVPLYLTALDDPRSTRRQDATYWAANLRNPVRFVDAVQAAVEDGHRTFLEISAHPVVSHSVTETTATVPGALVVPTLRRNKTERTTLLTSLARLHCANVPVDWSVLQPAGRRADLPTTAWQHERHWVDARGLTESPVDTLLGTETAVHASRLRIWQTTLDLRTRPYPRRHPVLGTEIVPAAVLVNTFLSAGRTDVLTDLRLRQPVVVPQQETREVQIVRDDTGLRLVSRKLGAPDTAWSTHTLATVGGGEPAAPAGDADAPEVLDPGHVIERLAELGVADMGYPWRIEELRRGEGTLTAVATAELDRSWAAVLDAALSMASVIFTGPGVLRMPAHIDQVTRSGPPPRRAAITVRLDPARPTTVHVEIRGTVEGEEDDSVLTLRGLHYGELDGDLSGEEQSTSGRFELEWQQFPVDTETHTALPDHTVLVLGPTDLARSLVPACAAHGATVSVDATAVTDADHVLFAPTAAEPADIAVEFARIVAEVASLPGRKPLLWCLTAGVRDAASIGDLAGSPLWGMGRVAASEHPEFWGGVVDLPAGAPDEVSAALLLNLLHLRPAEPVLSVADGAVHVPRLVPATPVPDAEPFSCRADGTYLITGGLGVLGLELAEHLAQRGARRIVLLGRTAVPPRAAWSDDDRRVGALRRLESAGVTVSTVAVDITDLEATRAALDALGLPPVRGVVHAAGTVHSAMMHRLEASALREVMRPKAEGALVLHELFPPGSTDFFVLFSSAGPLLGLPGQGAYAAANAYLDALAAHRRTGGAQESVSIAWTSWRGMGMATSADATDVELAARGTADIAPDQALRAFDQTAAGAPGALVTVISLLRGHTGPRPALLAELAGDDASRPTEVPDWVGLTGDELAAYLLDDVRRRVAAVLGMQPAAVGVHRPLTEAGVDSLLAAAVRVALERDLGVALPATLLWNYPTVSEIAGFLAGILTESSTTAHQPTS; this is encoded by the coding sequence ATGTCCCCCCTGCCGCCGAGCCCCGAGGACCGGATCGCCATCGTCGGCATCGGCTGCCGCTTCCCCGGTGGCGTCGACTCCCCGCAGGCGCTCTGGGAGTTGCTGATGGACGCGGGCGACGCGTCCGGACCGATACCCGAGGACCGGTGGGCGCCGCAGCGCGCCCAGTCCCGGGAGAACGCCGCCGTCCTGTCGCGGGTGATCTCAAACGGCGCGTTCATCGACGACATCAGCGGCTTCGACGCCGCCTTCTTCGGCATGTCCGCCACCGAGGCCCGCCAGCTCGACCCGCAGCAGCGCATGGCGCTGGAGGTGGCCTGGGAGGCGCTGGAGCACGCCGGCATTCCCGCGTCGAGCCTCGCGGGCAGCGACATCGGCGTCTTCGTCGGCGTCGGCACCGACGACTACGGCCGCCGACTCCTGGAGGACCTGCCGGGCGTCGAGGCGTGGACCGGTATCGGATCCTCGCTGTGCGGCGTGCCCAACCGGATTTCGTACACCCTCGATCTGCGCGGCCCGAGCGTCGCCGTGGACACCGCCTGCTCCTCCTCGCTGGTCGCACTCCACCAGGCGTGCGCCAGTCTGCGCAGCGGCGAGGTGCCCGTGGCGCTCGCCGGCGGCGTCATGCTGATGGCGGGCCCCGGCCTGACGACCGTCCTCGACATCGCGGGGGCGATCTCACCCGACGGCCGCTCCAAGGCGTTCGACGAGGCCGCGAACGGCTACGGCCGGGGCGAGGGCTGCGGCATCGTCGTCCTCAAGCGCCTCGCCGACGCCCGTCGCGACGGCGACCGTGTCATCGCGCTCGTCCGCGGCAGCGCCGTGCACCAGGACGGCCGTACCGACGGGATCATGGCGCCCAGCCCGACCGCTCAGGCGCATCTGCTGCGCAGGGCGTACGCGGCGGCCGGCGTCGCGCCCGGCGAGGTCGACTACGTCGAGGCGCACGGCACCGGCACCAAGGTCGGAGACCCGATCGAGGCCGCCGCGCTCGCCGAGGTCGTGGGCGACCGTGCCCCCGGGCGGGGCCCCTGCCTGATCGGATCCGTGAAGACCAACATCGGTCACTGCGAGGCGGCCGCCGGCGTCGCGGGTCTCATCAAGACCGCGCTCGCCATGCAGCACGGCGTCATCCCGCCGACCCTGACCGTCGACGGGCCGCGCAAGGACATCCCGTGGGCCGAGTCGGGTCTGAGCCTGGTCGCCGAGGCGACCCCGTGGCCGGCGGTGAACCGTCCGCGGCTGGCCGGTGTGGCCAGTTACGGCTACGGCGGCACGATCGCGCACGCCGTCCTGGAGCAGGCACCGGTGGACACCACTCAGGAGGCGGACGCCTCGGCGGACCCGTCCTCGGGCGCGGCCGAGGGGACGGGCGCGGCTTCCGCGAGCACGGACGTCACCCTCTACCCCGTCTCCTCCGCCAACGAGCCCGGCCTCGCCGCGCAGGCCGCGCGGCTCGCCGACGGCCTCGCGCCGCACGAGCTCGCGGACATCGGGCACACCCTCGCCCGGCGCCGGGCCCACCTCGCCGGACGCGGTGTTGTCGTCGCGGCGGACAAGGACGAACTCACCGCCGGTCTAAGGGCGTTGGCCGAGGGCGAGACCCATCCGGCCGTCGTCACCGGCGACGCGTCGGGCCCGTCCCGCGCGCCGGTCTGGGTGTTCTCCGGCCACGGCGCCCAGTGGTCGGGCATGGGCCGCGAACTGCTCGACGATGAGCCGGTGTTCGCCGCGGCCATCGACCGCCTCGGCCCCATCTACGCCGAGGAGCTCGGCCTCACCCCGCGCGAGGTGCTCACCAGCGGGGAGCTCGGCTCCGTCGACATCATCCAGTCCATGCTCTTCGCCATGCAGATCGGCCTCGCCGAGGTCTGGCGGCGCTACGGGGTCGTCCCCGGCGCGATCATCGGCCACTCCGTCGGTGAGATCGCCGCGGCCGTCGTCGCCGGTGTGCTGTCCGAGTCCGACGGCGCCCGGCTGGTGTGCCGCCGTTCCGCGCTGCTGCGCAAGGTGGCCGGCAACGGCGCCATGATCATGGTGGACCGGCCGTTCGACGAGGTGCGCGACATCATCGGCACCGACCCCACCCTGTGCGCCGCGATCGCCGCGTCTCCCACCTCGACCGTCGTCGCCGGAGACATCACCGCCGTCGACGAGGCCGCCGAGCAGTGGGCCGCGCTCGGCCGGACCGTCCGCCGGGTCGACTCCGACGTCGCCTTCCACAGCTCGCACATGGACGAGATCAGCGCCGATCTCGCCGTCGCCGTCGCGGACATCGAGGCCAGGACTGCGGACGTACCGCTCTACCTCACCGCGCTCGACGACCCGCGGTCCACCCGCAGGCAGGACGCGACCTACTGGGCGGCGAACCTGCGCAACCCCGTCCGGTTCGTCGATGCCGTCCAGGCCGCCGTCGAGGACGGGCACCGGACCTTCCTGGAGATCTCCGCGCACCCCGTGGTCAGTCACTCGGTCACGGAGACCACGGCCACCGTGCCGGGCGCGCTGGTCGTACCGACCCTGCGCCGCAACAAAACCGAACGCACCACGCTGCTCACCTCGCTGGCCCGTCTGCACTGCGCGAACGTGCCGGTCGACTGGTCCGTCCTCCAGCCCGCCGGACGCCGTGCCGATCTGCCGACGACGGCCTGGCAGCACGAGCGGCACTGGGTCGACGCCCGGGGGCTCACCGAGTCGCCCGTCGACACCCTGCTGGGCACCGAGACCGCGGTGCACGCCTCCCGGCTGCGGATCTGGCAGACCACGCTCGACCTGCGCACCCGCCCCTATCCGCGCCGGCACCCCGTCCTCGGCACCGAGATCGTCCCGGCCGCCGTGCTCGTGAACACCTTCCTGTCCGCCGGCCGCACCGACGTCCTGACCGACCTGCGGCTGCGCCAGCCGGTCGTCGTGCCGCAGCAGGAGACCCGCGAGGTGCAGATCGTCCGCGACGACACCGGCCTGCGGCTGGTCTCCCGCAAGCTCGGCGCGCCCGACACGGCATGGTCCACACACACCCTGGCCACCGTCGGCGGCGGAGAGCCCGCGGCGCCTGCCGGTGACGCGGACGCCCCCGAGGTGCTCGACCCCGGTCATGTCATCGAGCGGCTCGCCGAACTCGGCGTCGCCGACATGGGATACCCCTGGCGGATCGAGGAACTGCGCCGCGGCGAGGGCACGTTGACGGCCGTCGCGACCGCCGAACTCGACCGCAGCTGGGCGGCCGTCCTGGACGCCGCCCTGTCGATGGCGTCGGTCATCTTCACCGGCCCCGGCGTGCTGCGCATGCCCGCGCACATCGACCAGGTGACCCGCTCCGGCCCGCCGCCGCGCCGGGCCGCCATCACCGTCCGCCTCGACCCCGCCCGGCCCACGACCGTGCACGTGGAGATCCGCGGCACCGTCGAGGGCGAGGAGGACGACTCCGTCCTCACCCTGCGCGGTCTGCACTACGGGGAGCTCGACGGCGACCTCTCCGGGGAGGAGCAGAGCACCAGCGGCCGGTTCGAGCTGGAGTGGCAGCAGTTCCCGGTCGACACCGAGACGCACACCGCGCTGCCCGACCACACGGTTCTGGTGCTCGGCCCGACCGATCTCGCCCGCTCCCTGGTCCCGGCGTGCGCCGCGCACGGTGCCACGGTGAGCGTGGACGCCACCGCGGTCACCGACGCCGACCATGTGCTGTTCGCCCCGACCGCCGCCGAACCGGCGGACATCGCGGTCGAGTTCGCCCGCATCGTCGCCGAGGTCGCCTCCCTGCCCGGCCGCAAGCCGCTGCTGTGGTGCCTGACCGCGGGCGTACGGGACGCGGCCTCGATCGGCGATCTGGCGGGCTCACCGCTGTGGGGCATGGGCCGGGTGGCGGCGAGCGAACACCCCGAGTTCTGGGGCGGTGTCGTCGATCTGCCGGCGGGCGCGCCCGACGAGGTGAGCGCCGCGCTGCTGCTCAATCTGCTCCATCTGCGGCCCGCCGAGCCGGTATTGTCCGTCGCCGACGGCGCGGTCCACGTGCCCCGGCTGGTCCCCGCGACGCCGGTGCCGGACGCCGAGCCGTTCAGCTGCCGCGCCGACGGCACGTATCTGATCACCGGCGGCCTCGGTGTGCTGGGCCTCGAACTGGCCGAGCACCTCGCCCAGCGCGGCGCCCGCCGCATCGTCCTCCTCGGCCGTACCGCGGTGCCTCCGCGCGCCGCGTGGTCCGACGACGACCGCCGGGTCGGCGCGCTGCGCAGGCTGGAGTCCGCCGGGGTCACGGTGAGCACCGTCGCCGTGGACATCACCGACCTGGAGGCGACCCGGGCCGCGCTCGACGCGCTCGGCCTCCCGCCGGTGCGGGGCGTCGTCCACGCCGCGGGCACCGTGCACAGCGCGATGATGCACCGCCTGGAGGCGAGCGCACTGCGCGAGGTCATGCGGCCCAAGGCGGAGGGCGCGCTGGTCCTGCACGAGCTGTTCCCGCCGGGTTCGACGGACTTCTTCGTCCTCTTCTCCTCGGCGGGCCCGCTCCTCGGCCTGCCGGGCCAGGGCGCGTACGCCGCGGCCAACGCCTACCTCGACGCCCTCGCCGCCCACCGGCGGACCGGCGGCGCCCAGGAGTCCGTGAGCATCGCCTGGACCAGCTGGCGGGGGATGGGCATGGCGACCTCGGCCGACGCGACCGACGTCGAACTGGCCGCCCGCGGCACCGCCGACATTGCCCCGGACCAGGCGCTGCGCGCCTTCGACCAGACCGCGGCGGGAGCCCCGGGCGCGCTGGTCACGGTCATCAGCCTGCTGCGCGGCCACACGGGCCCGCGCCCCGCCCTGCTGGCGGAACTGGCGGGCGACGACGCCTCACGGCCCACGGAGGTACCGGACTGGGTGGGCCTGACGGGCGACGAACTGGCGGCGTACCTGCTCGACGACGTACGCCGCCGGGTCGCGGCGGTCCTCGGCATGCAGCCGGCGGCGGTCGGCGTCCACCGCCCCCTGACGGAGGCGGGAGTCGACTCCCTGCTGGCGGCGGCGGTACGGGTGGCGCTGGAGCGGGACCTTGGAGTGGCGCTCCCGGCGACGCTGCTGTGGAACTACCCGACGGTGAGCGAGATAGCGGGCTTCCTGGCGGGCATCCTGACGGAGTCCTCGACGACGGCGCACCAGCCGACGTCGTAG
- a CDS encoding phenylacetate--CoA ligase family protein: MSWSRPEPGDWSSPAELAQLQRAELPRVLAQAMRSPFYAARYRGRSAPAGAEDFAGIELTTKQDLRDQYPFGMLAVDREKLATYHESSGTAGDPTASYYTDDDWADLAERYARKWVGIHPSDTFLVRTPYGLVITAHLAQAAGRLRGATIVPGDARSLATPLPRMVRVMRALDVSLTWCNPTEIMMLAAAAKAAGLRPDKDFPALRAMFTAAEPLTEVRRRRISEIWGGIPVVEEYGSTETGTIAGQCPDGSLHLWADRAVFEVWDPATGELSDSGRGQLVVTPLYREAMPLLRYNLADDVEVSTADCTCGWLLPTVRVLGRSGTGYTVGSATVTQQRLEELVFSLPFEYDVMFWRAMAHPDVLRVEFEAPDATRERAVKELTGLIDRELGVPHSITGLPLGTLVPSEALTAQRDILKARYLFGEGEDWDKAVMYA, encoded by the coding sequence ATGTCGTGGTCGCGTCCGGAACCGGGCGACTGGTCAAGTCCAGCCGAACTCGCGCAGTTGCAGCGGGCGGAGCTGCCGAGGGTGCTCGCCCAGGCGATGCGCTCGCCGTTCTACGCCGCCCGCTACCGGGGCCGCAGCGCACCGGCCGGTGCGGAGGACTTCGCCGGCATCGAACTGACCACCAAGCAGGACCTGCGCGACCAGTACCCGTTCGGGATGCTCGCCGTGGACCGCGAGAAGCTGGCCACCTACCACGAGTCCAGCGGCACGGCCGGTGACCCGACCGCCTCGTACTACACGGACGACGACTGGGCCGACCTGGCCGAGCGGTACGCACGCAAGTGGGTCGGCATCCATCCGTCGGACACCTTCCTCGTCCGCACCCCCTACGGCCTGGTCATCACCGCGCACCTCGCCCAGGCCGCCGGCCGGCTGCGCGGTGCCACCATCGTGCCCGGCGACGCCCGTTCGCTCGCCACCCCGCTGCCGCGCATGGTGCGGGTGATGCGTGCCCTGGACGTCTCGCTGACCTGGTGCAACCCCACCGAGATCATGATGCTCGCGGCAGCCGCCAAGGCCGCGGGCCTCCGTCCCGACAAGGACTTCCCCGCCCTGCGGGCGATGTTCACCGCCGCCGAGCCCCTCACCGAGGTGCGCCGCCGCCGGATCAGCGAGATCTGGGGCGGCATCCCCGTCGTCGAGGAGTACGGCTCCACCGAGACCGGCACCATCGCCGGCCAGTGCCCGGACGGCTCCCTGCACCTGTGGGCCGACCGCGCCGTCTTCGAGGTGTGGGACCCGGCCACCGGCGAACTCTCCGACTCCGGCCGCGGCCAGCTCGTGGTGACCCCGCTCTACCGCGAGGCCATGCCGCTGCTGCGCTACAACCTCGCCGACGACGTCGAGGTGTCCACCGCCGACTGCACCTGCGGCTGGCTGCTGCCGACCGTCCGGGTGCTCGGCCGTTCCGGCACCGGCTACACCGTCGGCTCCGCGACGGTCACCCAACAGCGCCTGGAGGAGCTGGTGTTCAGCCTGCCCTTCGAGTACGACGTGATGTTCTGGCGCGCGATGGCCCACCCGGACGTGCTGCGGGTGGAGTTCGAGGCCCCCGACGCGACCCGTGAGCGGGCCGTCAAGGAACTGACCGGACTCATCGACCGCGAACTCGGCGTACCGCACAGCATCACCGGCCTTCCCCTCGGCACGCTGGTCCCCTCCGAGGCGCTCACCGCACAGCGCGACATCCTCAAGGCCCGCTATCTGTTCGGTGAGGGCGAGGACTGGGACAAGGCGGTCATGTACGCATGA